Proteins encoded by one window of Leopardus geoffroyi isolate Oge1 chromosome X, O.geoffroyi_Oge1_pat1.0, whole genome shotgun sequence:
- the ARR3 gene encoding arrestin-C isoform X10: MFVMLTCAFRYGHDDLDVIGLTFRKDLYVQVQQVFPPEPTSTQGPLTVLQERLLQKLGDNAYPFTLQMVVNLPCSVTLQPGPEDAGKACGIDFEVKSFCAENLEEKISKRDSVRLVVRKVQFAPLEPGPGPCAQTVRHFLLSSQPLQLQAWMDREVHYHGKPISVNVSINNCTNKVIKKIKISVDQITDVVLYSLDKYTKTVFIQEFTETIAANSNFSKSFAVTPLLAANCQKQGLALDGKLKHGDTNLASSTILHSSLQPGMNKELLGILVSYKVRVNLMVSGGGILGDLITSDVGVELPLILMHPKPSHEGASSEDIVIEEFARQEHRGEESQEALAAEGDEGS, encoded by the exons TGTTTGTCATGTTGACATGTGCCTTTCGCTATGGCCATGATGACTTGGACGTGATCGGTCTGACATTCCGCAAAGATCTGTATGTACAGGTGCAGCAAGTGTTCCCACCTGAGCCCACcagcacccaggggcccctcacaGTCCTACAGGAGCGACTGCTGCAAAAGTTGGGGGACAATGCCTACCCCTTTACCCTGCAG ATGGTTGTTAACCTGCCCTGTTCGGTGACACTGCAGCCAGGTCCCGAAGATGCGGGAAAG GCCTGTGGGATTGACTTTGAAGTGAAGAGCTTCTGTGCTGAAAACCTGGAGGAGAAAATCTCCAAGAG AGACTCCGTGCGGCTGGTGGTTCGAAAAGTACAGTTTGCACCCCTGGAACCAGGCCCTGGTCCCTGTGCCCAGACCGTCCGCCACTTCCTTTTGTCATCTCAGCCCCTACAACTCCAGGCCTGGATGGACAGGGAG GTTCACTACCATGGCAAACCCATCTCTGTCAATGTTTCTATCAACAACTGCACCAACAAGGTCatcaaaaaaatcaagatttcag TCGACCAGATCACAGACGTTGTCCTGTATTCCCTAGACAAGTACACCAAGACCGTGTTCATTCAGGAGTTCAC GGAGACTATAGCTGCTAACTCCAACTTCTCTAAGAGCTTCGCAGTAACCCCACTCCTGGCTGCCAACTGCCAGAAACAGGGCCTGGCACTGGATGGCAAACTCAAGCATGGTGATACTAATCTGGCCTCTAGCACAAT TCTTCATTCCAGTCTTCAACCTGGAATGAACAAGGAGCTGCTGGGGATCCTGGTGTCCTACAAAGTGAGAGTCAACTTGATGGTGTCTGGTGGAGG CATCCTAGGCGACCTGATCACCAG CGATGTTGGTGTGGAGCTGCCCCTGATCCTGATGCATCCAAAGCCATCACATG AGGGTGCTAG CTCTGAGGACATAGTCATCGAGGAGTTCGCTCGTCAGGAGCACCGTGGGGAGGAGAGCCAGGAGGCTTTGGCGGCGGAGGGGGATGAGGGAAGCTGA
- the PDZD11 gene encoding PDZ domain-containing protein 11 isoform X3 → MDSRIPYDDYPVVFLPAYENPPAWIPPHERVYHPDYNNELTQFLPRIVTLKKPPGAQLGFNIRGGKASQLGIFISKVIPDSDAHRAGLQEGDQVLAVNDVDFQDIEHSKAVEILKTAREISMRVRFFPYKKSVYCPGAKKRSQRGIGAGHLSWWRWYYGG, encoded by the exons ATGGACAGCCGGATTCCTTATGATGACTACCCGGTGGTTTTCCTGCCTGCTTATGAGAATCCCCCGGCATGGATTCCTCCTCATGAG AGGGTATACCACCCAGACTACAACAATGAGTTGACCCAGTTTCTTCCCCGAATCGTCACACTGAAGAAGCCCCCTGGAGCTCAG TTGGGATTTAATATCCGAGGAGGAAAGGCCTCCCAGCTAGGCATCTTTATCTCCAAG GTAATTCCTGACTCTGATGCACATCGAGCAGGACTTCAGGAAGGGGACCAAGTCCTAGCTGTGAATGATGTGGATTTCCAAGATATTGAGCACAGCAAG GCTGTTGAGATCCTGAAGACAGCCCGCGAAATCAGCATGCGTGTCCGCTTCTTTCCTTACA aaaagtcaGTTTACTGCCCTGGAGCAAAGAAGAGAAGTCAGAGGGGGATCGGAGCTGGACATCTGAGTTGGTGGCGATGGTACTATGGAGGTTAG
- the PDZD11 gene encoding PDZ domain-containing protein 11 isoform X6: protein MDSRIPYDDYPVVFLPAYENPPAWIPPHERVYHPDYNNELTQFLPRIVTLKKPPGAQLGFNIRGGKASQLGIFISKVIPDSDAHRAGLQEGDQVLAVNDVDFQDIEHSKKSQFTALEQRREVRGGSELDI from the exons ATGGACAGCCGGATTCCTTATGATGACTACCCGGTGGTTTTCCTGCCTGCTTATGAGAATCCCCCGGCATGGATTCCTCCTCATGAG AGGGTATACCACCCAGACTACAACAATGAGTTGACCCAGTTTCTTCCCCGAATCGTCACACTGAAGAAGCCCCCTGGAGCTCAG TTGGGATTTAATATCCGAGGAGGAAAGGCCTCCCAGCTAGGCATCTTTATCTCCAAG GTAATTCCTGACTCTGATGCACATCGAGCAGGACTTCAGGAAGGGGACCAAGTCCTAGCTGTGAATGATGTGGATTTCCAAGATATTGAGCACAGCAAG aaaagtcaGTTTACTGCCCTGGAGCAAAGAAGAGAAGTCAGAGGGGGATCGGAGCTGGACATCTGA
- the PDZD11 gene encoding PDZ domain-containing protein 11 isoform X5 — MDSRIPYDDYPVVFLPAYENPPAWIPPHERVYHPDYNNELTQFLPRIVTLKKPPGAQLGFNIRGGKASQLGIFISKVIPDSDAHRAGLQEGDQVLAVNDVDFQDIEHSKAVEILKTAREISMRVRFFPYNYHRQKERTVH, encoded by the exons ATGGACAGCCGGATTCCTTATGATGACTACCCGGTGGTTTTCCTGCCTGCTTATGAGAATCCCCCGGCATGGATTCCTCCTCATGAG AGGGTATACCACCCAGACTACAACAATGAGTTGACCCAGTTTCTTCCCCGAATCGTCACACTGAAGAAGCCCCCTGGAGCTCAG TTGGGATTTAATATCCGAGGAGGAAAGGCCTCCCAGCTAGGCATCTTTATCTCCAAG GTAATTCCTGACTCTGATGCACATCGAGCAGGACTTCAGGAAGGGGACCAAGTCCTAGCTGTGAATGATGTGGATTTCCAAGATATTGAGCACAGCAAG GCTGTTGAGATCCTGAAGACAGCCCGCGAAATCAGCATGCGTGTCCGCTTCTTTCCTTACA aTTATCATCGCCAAAAAGAGAGGACTGTGCACTAG
- the PDZD11 gene encoding PDZ domain-containing protein 11 isoform X7: MDSRIPYDDYPVVFLPAYENPPAWIPPHERVYHPDYNNELTQFLPRIVTLKKPPGAQLGFNIRGGKASQLGIFISKVIPDSDAHRAGLQEGDQVLAVNDVDFQDIEHSKKEQGFLG, from the exons ATGGACAGCCGGATTCCTTATGATGACTACCCGGTGGTTTTCCTGCCTGCTTATGAGAATCCCCCGGCATGGATTCCTCCTCATGAG AGGGTATACCACCCAGACTACAACAATGAGTTGACCCAGTTTCTTCCCCGAATCGTCACACTGAAGAAGCCCCCTGGAGCTCAG TTGGGATTTAATATCCGAGGAGGAAAGGCCTCCCAGCTAGGCATCTTTATCTCCAAG GTAATTCCTGACTCTGATGCACATCGAGCAGGACTTCAGGAAGGGGACCAAGTCCTAGCTGTGAATGATGTGGATTTCCAAGATATTGAGCACAGCAAG